In one window of Nicotiana tabacum cultivar K326 chromosome 12, ASM71507v2, whole genome shotgun sequence DNA:
- the LOC107774320 gene encoding AT-hook motif nuclear-localized protein 28-like, whose amino-acid sequence MKGEYVQLEEKKDHSSNSSRNSMFGKLHPPQNFQQNPSHHHFHHPSFQISRECQNSEEADSTTADKNDALTPQPVSAIAPPPPPPPSSDGATIEVVRRPRGRPPGSKNRPKPPVIITRDAEPSMSPYILEIPIGVDIINSITKFCRTRNMGLCVLNGSGTVTNVTLRQPSTTPVSTVTFHGRFDILSISATIVQPNASVPSNNNGIANGFTISLAGPQGQVVGGGVVGPLVTAGTVYLVAATFNSPSFHKLPVEEELGRNSGGGGGNEGSGRQSPPPHTVVSGGEDSGHPPTTTAPESCGMSMYSCHLPSDVIWAPTARQPPPPPPPY is encoded by the exons ATGAAAGGAGAATATGTACAACTAGAAGAAAAGAAAGATCATTCTAGTAATAGTAGCAGAAACAGTATGTTTGGTAAACTTCATCCTCCTCAAAACTTTCAGCAAAATCCTTCTCACCACCATTTTCACCACCCATCTTTCCAAATCTCTCGCGAATGCCAAAATTCTGAAGAAGCCGACAGTACTACGGCGGACAAAAACGACGCTTTAACCCCACAGCCTGTTTCCGCCATAGCACCTCCTCCACCGCCGCCGCCTTCCTCCGACGGTGCCACCATCGAGGTTGTCCGCCGTCCACGTGGCCGTCCTCCTGGTTCCAAAAACCGACCTAAACCGCCTGTTATCATTACACGTGATGCTGAACCATCTATGAGCCCTTATATTCTTGAAATTCCAATTGGTGTTGACATAATCAACTCTatcaccaaattttgcagaacaCGGAATATGGGCCTTTGCGTTCTCAACGGTTCAG GTACTGTTACAAATGTTACTCTAAGGCAGCCTTCAACAACGCCAGTTTCAACAGTTACTTTTCATGGTAGATTTGATATACTCTCAATTTCAGCTACAATTGTTCAACCAAATGCGAGTGTTCCATCAAATAACAATGGGATAGCAAATGGGTTCACAATTTCATTGGCGGGTCCACAAGGTCAAGTGGTGGGTGGGGGTGTAGTTGGGCCACTTGTAACTGCAGGAACTGTGTACTTAGTAGCTGCAACTTTTAACAGCCCATCTTTTCATAAGTTACCTGTTGAGGAGGAATTAGGTAGGAATTCTGGTGGTGGTGGAGGAAATGAGGGTAGTGGCCGTCAGTCGCCGCCGCCGCATACGGTGGTTTCCGGCGGAGAAGATAGTGGACATCCACCGACTACGACGGCGCCGGAATCTTGTGGGATGTCTATGTATAGTTGTCATTTGCCGTCGGATGTGATATGGGCACCTACGGCTAGACAACCACCACCTCCTCCACCACCTTACTGA